The DNA sequence CCGGCCCGTCGCCGCGCCCGTGCGTCTCAGCGGACGTTCCGGGACCCCTGCTCGGGAAGCGTCAGCGGCACCGGTCCGCGCGGGCCGTCCAGACCGGTCTGCGCGATGCGCACGCCCAGCTGCGTACGGCTGGCCGCGCCCAGGGTCTCCGACAGCCGGGCGATGTGGGCCCGGCAGGTGCGCACACTGATGCCCAGCCGCTCCGCGATCACCGCGTCCTGGTGGCCCTCCGCCAGCAGCGCGGCGATGGACTGCTCCCGGTGCGAGATGCCCTCGATGCCGGTGTCGGGCAGCGGGGCGGTGAGCGGGATGGCGAGCCGCCACAGCCGGTCGAAGACCGTCCCGAGGTACTCCACCAGTGCCGGGTGCCGCAGCTCCAGCGCCATGGTGCGCTCGGCGTTGGCGGGGATGAAGGCCACCGTCCGGTCGAACAGGATCAGCCGCTCGACCACCTCGTCCAGCGTGCGGGCCTCCACCGCGTCGCCCATCAGCTCCAGATAGGTCAGCAGCCCGTGCCCGTGCCGGGCCACGTGCGTGTAGAGGTCCCGCATCCGCACGCCGCGGCCGCGCAGCGCCATCGCCCGGTGCAGCCCCTCCGACAGCTCCGCCTCGCGCCGGATGCCGCCCGGCTGCACGGTGAGCACCTCGGTGGTGCACGCCTGGGTCGCCTCGTCCATCGCCGCCTGGATGCGGGCCAGCCCGTCCAGCACCCGGATCGCCGGGCCCTCCGTCGTCGCGGGGGGCGAGGCGGGTGCGCGGCAGCCGAGACCGGCGTACCACTCGAATGCCTCGACGGCGGAGCCGACCCGGCGCTGGCTCGCGCTGATCTCGTCGTACATCCCGCGCAGCAGCCGGGTCATGACCTCCTGCGGGGCGGTCGGCACCAGGTAGTCCATGTCGTCCGGGTCCGGGTGCAGCAGGGCCAGCTCCAGCAGGCAGGGCACCGGCTCCGCGTCCCGGCGCGGCAGCCGTCCGCGCCGTACGGCCCGGGAATACACACGATCCCCGGCCTCGCACAGTCGGTCAGCACCGTGTGGATGCTCGTCCGTCCCGTGCCCGGCCATCGCCCATCCCACCCCCGGTTCAGCCACTTTCCGCAGCGCAACTATGCGCGGCCGGAACCGGCTGTGCAACACACCTCCGCCCGGCGCCGGCCAGGAGACCGGCGGGGTGGCCGAATATCGACGGGGCGGCTACTTCAGGTTGATCTCCGCGCAGGCCGCCTCGTACTTCGCGGTGCAGATGTCCGACACCTCGTAGATCTTGTCGGCGATCACGGTGCCCTCGATGTTCTCCTTGGTCAGCGCGACCACGGGCACCAGCTGCGCCGGGATGTCCTTGGTCGTGGGGCTGTCCACCCGGTCGCGGGTCTGCGCGTCGAACTGGATGTCCCGGCCCTGGACCTTGGCCACCGCCATCTCGGCGGCGCTCTCGGCCTCCTCCGGGTAGGACTTGTACACGCTCATGTACTGCTCGCCGGCGAGGATCCGCTGCACCGCGGCCAGCTCCGCGTCCTGGCCGGTGATCGGGGGCAGGTCGGTCACGCCGGCGGCCTTGAGTGCCTTGACGATGCCGCCCGCCATGCCGTCGTTGGCGGAGTAGACCGCCTCGATGTTCGCCGCGCCGATCGCGTTGATCGCCTCGGCCATGTTGGCCTCGGCGTTCTCCGGCTTCCAGTCCTTGGTGTCGAAGGACTTGGCGATCGTCACCTTGCCCTTGAGCTCGGACATCGCGCCCGCCTTGAACTGCTTGGCGTTCGGGTCGGTCGGCGAGCCGTTCATCATCACGACCTTGTCGGTGATGCTGAGGTCGTCCCCGAGGGACTCCAGCAGGGAGCGGCCCTGCACCTCGCCGACCAGTTCGTTGTCGAAGGAGA is a window from the Streptomyces capillispiralis genome containing:
- a CDS encoding helix-turn-helix transcriptional regulator encodes the protein MAGHGTDEHPHGADRLCEAGDRVYSRAVRRGRLPRRDAEPVPCLLELALLHPDPDDMDYLVPTAPQEVMTRLLRGMYDEISASQRRVGSAVEAFEWYAGLGCRAPASPPATTEGPAIRVLDGLARIQAAMDEATQACTTEVLTVQPGGIRREAELSEGLHRAMALRGRGVRMRDLYTHVARHGHGLLTYLELMGDAVEARTLDEVVERLILFDRTVAFIPANAERTMALELRHPALVEYLGTVFDRLWRLAIPLTAPLPDTGIEGISHREQSIAALLAEGHQDAVIAERLGISVRTCRAHIARLSETLGAASRTQLGVRIAQTGLDGPRGPVPLTLPEQGSRNVR
- a CDS encoding sugar ABC transporter substrate-binding protein, with translation MRRIAISVAATSMSVMLAGCGVLNATGSSDDAGPTKGDDITVGLLLPEKANTRYEQFDYPIFKTKVESLTNEKGRVEYANAEADAGKQATQLQQMIDEKVDVIVLDAVDAHAIADGVQKAKDAGIPVIAYDRLAEGPIDAYISFDNELVGEVQGRSLLESLGDDLSITDKVVMMNGSPTDPNAKQFKAGAMSELKGKVTIAKSFDTKDWKPENAEANMAEAINAIGAANIEAVYSANDGMAGGIVKALKAAGVTDLPPITGQDAELAAVQRILAGEQYMSVYKSYPEEAESAAEMAVAKVQGRDIQFDAQTRDRVDSPTTKDIPAQLVPVVALTKENIEGTVIADKIYEVSDICTAKYEAACAEINLK